A DNA window from Acidimicrobiia bacterium contains the following coding sequences:
- a CDS encoding DUF3488 and transglutaminase-like domain-containing protein, whose product MDTTGRGETLALAGAGIAAAASFSAVFDDWRFFPALAGAVVVPHLVGHVCRRRSLPAVLVPVMALAALALYAAWTVAPGTTAFGVPTPATLGELVDSWDQGWSVVRHDAVPVPVEPGVLLLSVIGVGLLSTAADTLAFTADATVGAAIPGVVLLTITGILGDDTGALAPAAVFCLSFAVFLALRHASLRERSRSWFLPSGHPRRWSMSRSLAFAAVAVLGALLLVPALPGSDADALFDYDGLLEDSGGGDLVAGNPVVDIHSNLLEFPDTVMFTADADAPYYRQATLDVFDGTSWTFSEQRFGDADPDSGFPGTGQAPTTEREFAITIEALRGSWLPAPYRPVDVDGLDAGTAPDRPDVFLEDGLAGGDTYTVRSEIPERLDAADLDSAGPAAGTGLDPYRDLPDDFPEPLRQKATEIVAAAGATTPYEMAVALRDWFRNQEGPERFVYDDTVEAGLGVDTIEQFVLLPVEEGGHTGYCEQFSTSMSALGRSLGLPTRVAVGYLSGERSEESGLYEIRGDRSHAWSEVYIDGTGWVPFDATPGNGAAEGVAGDHSVEPIGAGGQAPPPTGPPTGETPPSTVAPPQEPAVPDPAEGDDPGGVPAASPGATWTAPRVVAAVAAGVVLLVGGPCLAIVGIKRRRRSSRASRSETRDRIIGAWEETGERLAEAGIRPEPQDSPNDFARRAALTAGEAAPPLEHLAHHYTEACYSAAQPADESAREAWQDADAVARALDAEVSTGRRLRRRLDPRSLRRTHTPATP is encoded by the coding sequence GTGGACACCACAGGCCGTGGAGAGACGCTAGCACTCGCCGGTGCCGGCATCGCCGCGGCCGCCTCGTTCTCGGCGGTCTTCGACGACTGGCGGTTCTTCCCCGCGCTCGCCGGCGCCGTCGTCGTCCCGCACCTCGTCGGCCACGTGTGCCGCCGACGCTCCCTGCCGGCGGTGCTCGTACCGGTCATGGCGCTCGCGGCGCTCGCCCTCTACGCCGCCTGGACGGTCGCTCCCGGCACGACCGCCTTCGGGGTCCCCACGCCGGCGACGCTGGGGGAGCTCGTCGACTCCTGGGACCAGGGCTGGAGCGTCGTGCGCCATGACGCGGTCCCCGTCCCGGTCGAGCCCGGAGTCCTGCTCCTGTCGGTCATCGGCGTCGGGCTGCTCTCGACGGCAGCCGACACGCTGGCGTTCACAGCGGACGCAACCGTGGGAGCGGCCATTCCCGGCGTCGTCCTGCTCACGATCACCGGGATACTCGGGGACGACACCGGAGCGCTCGCTCCCGCCGCGGTCTTCTGCCTGTCCTTCGCCGTCTTTCTCGCGTTGCGGCACGCCTCACTGCGCGAGCGCTCGCGCAGCTGGTTCCTCCCCTCCGGACATCCCCGTCGTTGGAGCATGTCGCGCTCCCTGGCGTTCGCCGCCGTTGCCGTCCTCGGTGCGCTCCTGCTCGTTCCCGCCCTTCCCGGCTCGGACGCCGACGCCCTGTTCGACTACGACGGTCTCCTGGAGGACAGCGGCGGCGGTGACCTCGTCGCGGGCAACCCCGTCGTCGACATCCACTCGAACCTCCTCGAGTTCCCCGACACCGTGATGTTCACGGCCGATGCCGACGCGCCCTACTACCGTCAGGCGACGCTCGACGTGTTCGACGGGACCTCGTGGACCTTCTCCGAGCAGCGCTTCGGTGACGCCGACCCCGATTCCGGGTTCCCCGGTACGGGGCAGGCCCCCACCACCGAGCGCGAGTTCGCGATCACGATCGAGGCGCTCCGCGGCTCCTGGCTGCCCGCCCCGTACCGCCCGGTGGACGTCGACGGCCTCGACGCGGGCACGGCACCGGACCGTCCGGACGTGTTCCTCGAGGACGGACTCGCCGGAGGCGACACGTACACCGTGCGCTCCGAGATCCCCGAGAGGCTCGACGCGGCCGACCTCGACAGTGCCGGCCCGGCAGCGGGCACCGGCCTCGACCCCTACCGGGATCTCCCCGACGACTTCCCCGAGCCTCTCCGGCAGAAGGCCACCGAGATCGTCGCAGCCGCAGGGGCCACCACGCCCTACGAGATGGCCGTGGCCCTGCGGGACTGGTTCCGCAACCAGGAGGGGCCCGAGCGCTTCGTGTACGACGACACCGTCGAGGCAGGGCTGGGTGTCGACACCATCGAGCAGTTCGTGCTGCTGCCCGTGGAGGAGGGGGGTCACACGGGGTACTGCGAGCAGTTCTCGACGTCGATGTCGGCCCTGGGGCGCTCCCTGGGTCTCCCCACCCGTGTGGCGGTCGGCTACCTGAGCGGTGAGCGCTCGGAGGAGTCGGGCCTCTACGAGATCCGCGGCGACCGCTCCCACGCCTGGTCGGAGGTCTACATCGACGGCACCGGGTGGGTCCCCTTCGACGCCACCCCCGGCAACGGAGCGGCAGAAGGGGTCGCCGGAGACCACTCGGTCGAGCCGATCGGCGCCGGCGGACAGGCGCCACCGCCCACAGGGCCTCCGACCGGCGAAACCCCCCCGTCGACGGTCGCACCGCCGCAGGAGCCCGCCGTGCCCGATCCCGCGGAGGGTGACGATCCCGGCGGCGTTCCGGCAGCCTCCCCGGGAGCGACCTGGACCGCGCCGAGGGTGGTCGCGGCGGTGGCGGCCGGGGTCGTCCTTCTCGTCGGCGGCCCGTGCCTGGCGATCGTCGGGATCAAGCGCCGCCGTCGCTCGTCGCGCGCCTCACGCTCGGAGACCCGCGACCGCATCATCGGCGCGTGGGAGGAAACCGGTGAGCGCCTCGCCGAGGCCGGTATCCGACCCGAGCCACAGGACTCCCCCAACGACTTCGCGCGCCGGGCTGCGCTCACCGCCGGCGAGGCAGCGCCCCCTCTCGAACACCTGGCACACCACTACACCGAGGCGTGCTACTCCGCGGCGCAACCCGCCGACGAGTCGGCCCGGGAGGCGTGGCAGGACGCCGATGCCGTGGCCCGAGCACTCGACGCCGAGGTTTCCACCGGCCGGCGCCTCCGCCGCCGCCTCGACCCACGTTCCCTACGCCGCACGCACACTCCCGCGACCCCGTAG
- a CDS encoding DUF3040 domain-containing protein produces the protein MPLSEDEQRILSEIEQQLHDTDPDLAQQVSETTLYKHAARSIKWSIAGFVLGFVLLIATVSTSTLLALGAFGIMLACLFVLESNVRKIGKAGLQNLTGAMRGRGIGGSVGNVGRRWRERWRRDDP, from the coding sequence ATGCCACTGTCCGAGGACGAGCAGCGGATCCTGTCCGAGATCGAGCAGCAGCTCCACGACACCGACCCCGACTTGGCGCAGCAGGTTTCCGAGACCACCCTCTACAAGCACGCCGCACGGTCCATCAAGTGGTCGATCGCCGGCTTCGTCCTCGGCTTCGTCCTGCTCATCGCCACCGTCTCCACCAGCACGCTCCTGGCACTGGGGGCGTTCGGCATCATGCTGGCGTGCCTCTTCGTGCTCGAGAGCAACGTGCGCAAGATCGGAAAGGCCGGGCTCCAGAACCTCACGGGTGCCATGCGGGGCCGCGGCATCGGCGGTTCCGTCGGGAACGTCGGCCGGCGCTGGCGTGAGCGCTGGCGCCGCGACGACCCGTAG
- a CDS encoding DNA polymerase IV, translating to MSRAGADDEARPTTRSILHADLDAFFASVEQLHDPSLVGQPVIVGGLGNRGVVAAASYEARRFGVHSAMPTAHARRACPDGVFLPPRFEAYSEASRTVLEVFRSVTPLVEPLALDEAFLDVTGAHRLLGSSVEIAEVLRERVRTATGLVVSVGGATTKHLAKLASQDAKPDGVLVLAPDAEAGYLEQLPVGRLWGVGPATLVKLERLGVGTVADLARLPDGALDRAVGPGRAEHLLSLATNADDRRVETVREAKSVGHEETFARDVHSRRALHAEVVRLAELVARRLRSAGLVARTVVLKARYPDFSTITRSRTLTEPTDHAATISSVALELLDDVDVGRGLRLLGVSTSNLLERGASQETLDLDGGDDPSRRLDLALDELRDRFGEEAVGPARLAGPGGLRVQRRGSLYGPDGGR from the coding sequence ATGAGCCGCGCAGGAGCCGACGACGAGGCTCGTCCCACCACGCGGTCGATCCTCCATGCAGACCTCGATGCATTCTTCGCGTCGGTCGAGCAACTGCACGACCCCTCGCTCGTCGGGCAGCCCGTCATCGTCGGAGGGCTCGGCAACCGCGGCGTCGTCGCCGCGGCGAGCTACGAGGCTCGACGGTTCGGGGTCCATTCGGCGATGCCGACAGCCCACGCCCGCCGGGCCTGCCCCGACGGCGTGTTCCTGCCCCCGCGGTTCGAGGCCTACAGCGAGGCCAGCCGCACGGTCCTGGAGGTGTTCCGGAGCGTCACGCCCCTCGTCGAGCCGCTCGCCCTCGACGAGGCGTTCCTCGACGTCACCGGTGCGCATCGGCTCCTCGGGAGCTCGGTGGAGATCGCCGAGGTGCTACGCGAACGGGTGAGGACCGCGACCGGCCTCGTGGTGTCGGTCGGGGGTGCGACCACGAAGCACCTGGCGAAACTGGCGAGCCAGGACGCGAAGCCCGACGGGGTTCTCGTTCTCGCCCCCGACGCCGAAGCCGGCTACCTCGAGCAGTTGCCGGTCGGCCGGCTGTGGGGCGTGGGCCCTGCCACCCTCGTGAAGCTGGAGCGTCTCGGGGTGGGCACGGTCGCCGATCTCGCACGGCTCCCCGACGGTGCACTCGACCGGGCTGTCGGACCCGGGCGTGCCGAGCATCTCCTCTCGCTGGCCACCAATGCCGACGACCGCCGGGTCGAGACCGTCCGGGAGGCCAAGTCGGTCGGCCACGAGGAGACATTCGCCCGCGATGTGCACTCGCGGCGTGCTCTCCACGCCGAGGTGGTGCGCCTCGCCGAGCTCGTGGCCCGGCGCCTCCGCTCTGCGGGCCTGGTGGCGCGCACGGTCGTGCTCAAGGCGCGGTACCCCGACTTCTCCACGATCACCCGGAGCCGGACGTTGACCGAGCCCACGGACCATGCGGCCACCATCTCGAGCGTGGCGCTGGAGCTGCTCGATGACGTCGACGTCGGCCGTGGACTCCGCCTCCTGGGGGTCTCGACCTCCAACCTCCTGGAGCGCGGGGCATCCCAGGAGACCCTCGACCTGGACGGCGGCGACGATCCGTCCCGGAGGCTCGACCTGGCGCTCGACGAGCTGCGTGACCGCTTCGGCGAGGAGGCCGTGGGACCGGCGCGCCTGGCGGGCCCGGGCGGCCTGCGGGTGCAGCGCCGTGGGTCGCTCTACGGGCCCGACGGGGGGCGGTGA
- a CDS encoding NUDIX hydrolase, producing the protein MPGAPSPDTDLLDWTVAGGLVENADGLLMVRNVRHGGRVDWTPPGGVIDATDRSLAAGLTREVVEETGITVGRWDGPVYTVRADAPDMGWRMSCEVHYALEFDGELLVDDPDEIVVAAEFLDDAGCSDVLSTCPPWVREPLAAWMAGRWSSRDAQAFHYEVRGTRVDALEVRRLSP; encoded by the coding sequence GTGCCCGGCGCGCCCTCCCCCGACACCGATCTTCTCGACTGGACGGTGGCGGGCGGCCTGGTCGAGAACGCCGACGGGCTCCTCATGGTGCGCAACGTCCGCCACGGCGGACGGGTCGACTGGACGCCTCCGGGCGGGGTGATCGACGCCACCGACCGGTCACTGGCCGCCGGGCTCACCCGGGAGGTCGTCGAGGAGACGGGCATCACGGTCGGTCGGTGGGACGGTCCCGTCTACACCGTCCGCGCCGATGCCCCCGACATGGGCTGGCGGATGAGCTGCGAGGTCCACTACGCACTCGAGTTCGACGGCGAGCTCCTCGTCGACGATCCCGACGAGATCGTCGTGGCGGCCGAATTCCTCGATGACGCGGGGTGCAGCGACGTTCTCTCCACGTGCCCGCCCTGGGTGCGGGAGCCACTCGCGGCGTGGATGGCCGGGAGGTGGTCGTCGCGTGACGCCCAGGCATTCCACTACGAGGTGCGGGGCACACGCGTCGACGCCCTCGAGGTCCGTCGGCTGTCTCCATGA
- a CDS encoding polyprenol monophosphomannose synthase — MRSLLVLPTYNEAENIAEVLHRLRAAAPDVQVLVVDDGSPDGTAGMARDLADEIGNLEVLERSGKSGLGSAYRAGFRWGLERGYEAFVEMDADLSHDPAVVPSLLAGVEDGNDLVIGSRYVPGGSIPDWTFLRRAISRGGNLYARIVLGLRVQDATAGFRAYSATALRGIDLDSVRADGYGFQVEMAYRVQQQGGRLAEVPIEFRDRTLGQSKMSSRIVVEALILVTWWGIRDLPRRLFGRRHRRSPAMGDGAVGSTAPGEAARD, encoded by the coding sequence ATGCGCTCCCTCCTGGTTCTTCCCACCTACAACGAGGCCGAGAACATCGCCGAGGTCCTCCACCGCCTCCGAGCGGCCGCTCCCGACGTCCAGGTGCTCGTCGTCGACGACGGCAGCCCCGACGGCACGGCGGGAATGGCGCGCGACCTGGCCGACGAGATCGGGAATCTCGAGGTCCTCGAGCGCAGCGGTAAGTCGGGTCTCGGCTCCGCCTACCGCGCCGGCTTCCGGTGGGGCCTCGAGCGCGGTTACGAGGCGTTCGTGGAGATGGACGCCGACCTGTCGCACGACCCGGCGGTTGTCCCGTCACTGCTCGCCGGGGTGGAGGACGGCAACGACCTCGTCATCGGGTCGCGCTACGTGCCGGGAGGGTCGATCCCCGACTGGACGTTTCTCCGTCGCGCCATCTCGCGTGGTGGGAACCTCTACGCCAGGATCGTTCTGGGGCTCCGGGTGCAGGACGCCACCGCAGGCTTTCGCGCCTACAGCGCCACGGCGCTGCGCGGCATCGACCTCGACTCGGTACGCGCCGACGGGTACGGCTTCCAGGTCGAGATGGCCTACCGCGTCCAGCAACAGGGCGGGCGCCTCGCCGAGGTGCCCATCGAGTTCCGCGACCGAACGCTCGGGCAGTCGAAGATGTCGAGCCGGATCGTCGTGGAGGCCCTGATCCTCGTGACCTGGTGGGGCATCCGGGACCTCCCGCGCCGCCTGTTCGGCCGGCGACACCGTCGGTCACCGGCGATGGGCGACGGAGCGGTCGGGAGCACGGCACCCGGGGAGGCCGCGCGAGACTGA
- a CDS encoding threonine aldolase family protein: protein MTIGSPRDGAVVDLRSDTVTVPTPEMRAAIAAAEVGDDVYGEDPTVNRLESLTAALLGKEASLFVPTGTMGNQLALRVLAGSGTTVVSGERSHIVNYEPLGERGAGVDLVRLDDSGGTLGPDTVASQLAELGSVRAVTIENTHMAASGRPWVDNELAAVSGVCRDAGVVLHMDGARIWNAAIATGRTPAEIAAHADTVMCCLSKGLGAPVGSLLSGPADVIAEARLQRHDMGGAMRQAGVIAAAGVVAIETMVERLAEDHDRARRLAEHLADRFPGSIDPAAVATNIVCTVAEALPGDVLERLAAGGVKAGMVGDDTVRFVTHKDVDDDGLTHACAVLDDMAGARQLSG, encoded by the coding sequence ATGACCATCGGATCCCCGCGGGACGGCGCGGTGGTCGATCTCCGATCCGACACGGTCACCGTGCCGACACCGGAGATGCGCGCGGCCATCGCCGCGGCGGAGGTCGGCGACGACGTCTACGGCGAGGATCCGACCGTCAACCGCCTCGAGTCGCTCACCGCCGCACTGCTCGGCAAGGAGGCGTCGCTGTTCGTCCCGACGGGAACAATGGGCAATCAGTTGGCGCTCCGGGTCCTCGCCGGCTCGGGCACGACGGTGGTGTCCGGCGAGCGGTCGCACATCGTGAACTACGAGCCGCTGGGTGAGAGGGGGGCAGGGGTCGACCTCGTCCGCCTCGACGACTCCGGCGGGACGCTCGGTCCCGACACCGTGGCCTCTCAGCTCGCCGAGCTCGGGTCGGTTCGTGCCGTCACGATCGAGAACACCCACATGGCCGCGAGCGGACGACCGTGGGTGGACAACGAGCTCGCGGCGGTGTCGGGTGTGTGCCGGGACGCAGGTGTTGTGTTGCACATGGACGGTGCCCGTATCTGGAACGCCGCGATCGCCACGGGGCGCACACCCGCGGAGATCGCGGCGCACGCCGACACGGTGATGTGCTGCCTGTCGAAGGGTCTCGGCGCACCGGTGGGATCCCTGCTCTCCGGACCGGCCGACGTCATCGCCGAGGCGCGCCTGCAGCGCCACGACATGGGTGGGGCAATGCGCCAGGCCGGGGTCATCGCCGCTGCGGGCGTGGTGGCGATCGAGACGATGGTGGAGCGCCTCGCCGAGGACCACGACCGTGCCCGTAGGCTCGCCGAGCACCTCGCCGACCGCTTCCCGGGGTCGATCGACCCGGCGGCTGTCGCCACCAACATCGTGTGCACCGTCGCCGAGGCCCTTCCAGGCGACGTGCTCGAGCGCCTCGCGGCGGGCGGCGTGAAGGCGGGGATGGTGGGCGACGACACGGTTCGGTTCGTGACCCACAAGGACGTCGACGATGACGGCCTCACCCACGCCTGCGCCGTCCTCGACGACATGGCCGGCGCCCGGCAGCTGTCGGGCTGA
- a CDS encoding acyl-CoA thioesterase II codes for MGTALDTLLALLDVEALEVNLFRGRSPDEDTQRVFGGQVAGQALVAAGRTVEPERDVHSLHAYFLRPGDPEVPIVYEVDRLRDGRSFTTRRVVAIQHGRAIFNLQASFQIREVGPEHQYEAPEAPDPESLPTFGERLERHRDRFGPEFDEWAERDRPIDSRHCAEPPWLDPSPRGAEQLVWIRADGDLPDERFIHECVVTYASDFTLLDTAMLPHDMSSASGGYQIASLDHAMWFHRPFRADEWLLYHQKTPSASGARGIAEGFLYTQGGDLVVTVIQEGLIRPLETPTG; via the coding sequence ATGGGGACCGCGCTCGACACGTTGTTGGCGCTGCTCGATGTAGAGGCGCTCGAGGTCAACCTGTTTCGGGGTCGCAGTCCCGATGAGGACACGCAGAGAGTGTTCGGTGGGCAGGTGGCGGGCCAGGCGCTGGTCGCGGCCGGTCGTACCGTGGAGCCCGAGCGCGACGTGCACTCGCTGCACGCGTACTTCCTCCGACCGGGTGATCCCGAAGTTCCCATCGTCTACGAGGTCGACCGGCTTCGCGACGGGCGTAGCTTCACCACTCGACGTGTCGTCGCGATCCAGCACGGCCGGGCCATCTTCAACCTCCAGGCGTCGTTCCAGATCCGTGAGGTCGGTCCCGAACACCAGTACGAGGCGCCCGAGGCTCCTGACCCCGAGTCGCTTCCGACATTCGGCGAACGTCTCGAACGCCATCGCGACAGGTTCGGGCCCGAGTTCGACGAGTGGGCCGAGCGCGACCGCCCGATCGACTCGCGTCACTGCGCCGAGCCACCGTGGCTCGATCCCAGCCCCCGGGGCGCTGAGCAGCTCGTGTGGATCCGTGCCGACGGCGACCTCCCCGACGAGCGCTTCATCCACGAGTGCGTGGTGACGTACGCGTCCGACTTCACGCTCCTCGACACGGCGATGCTGCCACACGACATGTCGTCGGCCTCGGGCGGATACCAGATCGCCAGCCTCGACCATGCGATGTGGTTCCACCGGCCGTTCCGCGCCGACGAGTGGCTCCTCTACCACCAGAAGACGCCCTCGGCGTCCGGGGCGCGCGGCATCGCCGAAGGGTTCCTCTACACCCAGGGCGGTGATCTCGTCGTCACGGTCATCCAGGAGGGCCTCATCCGCCCGCTGGAGACGCCGACCGGATGA
- a CDS encoding 6-phosphofructokinase has translation MRVGMLTGGGDCPGLNAVIRGVVRKGEGVYGHNVIGFCYGWRGVLDGTTEDLTVTSTRGILQLGGTMLGSSRTNPYNEDDGVERVLASLERDRIDALIPIGGEDTLGVAAKLSEEGVSVVGVPKTIDNDLSGTDYTFGFQTAVQIATDAIDRLHTTAESHDRVMVVEVMGRHAGWIALHSGMAGGADVILIPERPFDIDEVCDRIRHRHRSGSSFSIVVVAEGAVPKEGTLVVQEGERDAFGHVRLGGIGTTVREEIESRTGFETRETILGHVLRGGTPTAYDRVLATRFGVAAIDAVEHGEFGTMVALQGSDINLVPIGEAVGTLKTVDDDLFDVAEVFFG, from the coding sequence ATGAGGGTGGGAATGCTGACCGGTGGTGGGGACTGTCCGGGCCTCAACGCGGTGATCCGCGGCGTCGTGCGGAAGGGCGAAGGGGTCTACGGCCACAACGTCATCGGTTTCTGTTACGGATGGCGTGGGGTCCTCGACGGGACGACCGAGGACCTCACGGTGACGAGCACGCGCGGCATCCTGCAACTCGGCGGGACGATGCTCGGCAGCTCGCGCACGAACCCCTACAACGAGGACGATGGCGTCGAGCGTGTCCTGGCGTCTCTCGAGCGCGACAGGATCGACGCGTTGATCCCGATCGGGGGGGAGGACACGCTCGGGGTCGCCGCCAAGCTGTCCGAGGAAGGCGTGTCGGTCGTAGGAGTGCCCAAGACCATCGACAACGACCTGTCGGGTACCGACTACACCTTCGGGTTCCAGACGGCGGTTCAGATCGCCACCGACGCCATCGACCGGCTGCACACGACCGCCGAGAGCCACGACAGGGTGATGGTCGTAGAGGTGATGGGACGCCACGCCGGCTGGATCGCGCTGCACTCGGGGATGGCCGGGGGAGCCGACGTGATCCTCATCCCGGAGCGGCCCTTCGACATCGACGAGGTCTGCGACCGGATCCGCCACCGACACCGGAGCGGCTCGAGTTTCTCGATCGTGGTCGTGGCCGAGGGCGCCGTTCCCAAGGAGGGCACCCTCGTCGTCCAGGAAGGCGAGCGTGACGCCTTCGGCCACGTGCGCCTGGGTGGAATCGGCACGACCGTACGGGAGGAGATCGAGAGCCGGACCGGCTTCGAGACGCGCGAGACCATCCTGGGCCACGTTCTGCGGGGCGGGACACCCACGGCCTACGACCGGGTGCTCGCGACCCGCTTCGGGGTCGCGGCGATCGATGCGGTGGAGCACGGCGAGTTCGGGACGATGGTGGCGCTCCAGGGTTCCGACATCAACCTCGTGCCGATCGGTGAGGCCGTCGGGACCCTCAAGACGGTCGACGACGACCTCTTCGACGTGGCCGAAGTCTTCTTCGGCTGA
- the glpK gene encoding glycerol kinase GlpK: protein MGVVLAIDAGTTGVRTMAVGSDGRPVAAAHREFPQYFPEPGRVEHDADEIWEATVGTLAEVVAVLDEQGETVAALGITDQRETTVLWDTATGQLLHRAIVWQDRRTAGRCDALKADGLEPTVRALTGLVLDPYFSGSKVEWLLGPGGVEVTPTTAFGTVDSWLLWKLTGGPDGGVHATEPSNASRTMLFDISTLGWSERMCDTFGVPASILPEVLPSSGRFGTTDPASAAGLTVPVSGIAGDQQAALFGQACFEPGMTKNTYGTGSFVLMNLGSTLPDPVDGLLTTVAWDLGEHGGGADVSYAMEGAIFVTGAAVQWLRDGLGIISDAAETGPLAESVDDTGGVYVVPAFTGLGSPHWDPFARGTIVGLSRGTTTAHIARAVVESMAFQTLDVVEAITAASGTQPSELRIDGGASVMDLLGSFQADVLGLPVRRAAVAETTALGAAYLAGIAEGVWSDRAEAAAAWRADAVFEPSGDPEAVAASVEQWHRAVERSTGWARSGPD from the coding sequence ATGGGTGTGGTTCTCGCCATCGATGCCGGCACGACAGGTGTCCGCACGATGGCGGTCGGCTCCGACGGCCGCCCGGTCGCTGCTGCTCACCGCGAGTTCCCGCAGTACTTCCCCGAGCCCGGGCGGGTGGAGCACGACGCCGACGAGATCTGGGAGGCCACCGTGGGCACGCTCGCCGAGGTCGTGGCGGTTCTCGACGAGCAGGGCGAGACGGTTGCGGCCCTGGGGATCACGGACCAGCGGGAAACCACGGTGCTGTGGGACACCGCCACGGGACAGCTCCTCCATCGTGCCATCGTGTGGCAGGACCGCCGCACGGCCGGTCGCTGTGACGCCCTGAAGGCCGACGGCCTCGAGCCCACGGTGCGGGCCCTCACGGGGCTGGTCCTGGACCCCTACTTCTCGGGGTCGAAGGTGGAGTGGCTTCTCGGCCCCGGCGGCGTCGAGGTCACGCCCACGACGGCCTTCGGGACCGTCGACTCCTGGCTCCTGTGGAAGCTCACGGGCGGCCCCGACGGCGGCGTGCACGCGACGGAGCCGTCCAACGCCTCGCGCACGATGCTGTTCGACATCTCCACGCTCGGCTGGTCCGAGCGGATGTGCGACACCTTCGGCGTTCCCGCCTCGATCCTTCCCGAGGTCCTCCCGTCGAGTGGTCGCTTCGGCACGACCGACCCGGCGTCGGCCGCAGGTCTCACCGTTCCCGTGAGCGGGATCGCCGGCGACCAGCAGGCCGCTCTGTTCGGTCAGGCCTGTTTCGAGCCGGGCATGACAAAGAACACCTACGGTACCGGCTCGTTCGTCCTGATGAACCTGGGATCGACGCTCCCCGACCCGGTCGACGGCCTCCTCACCACCGTGGCGTGGGACCTCGGTGAGCACGGTGGAGGGGCCGACGTCTCCTACGCGATGGAGGGCGCCATCTTCGTGACAGGCGCCGCCGTCCAGTGGCTGCGCGACGGCCTCGGCATCATCTCCGACGCCGCGGAGACCGGCCCGCTCGCGGAGTCGGTCGACGACACGGGCGGCGTCTACGTCGTGCCCGCGTTCACCGGGCTCGGATCCCCCCATTGGGATCCGTTCGCGCGGGGCACGATCGTCGGGCTGAGCCGTGGCACCACGACGGCGCACATCGCGCGCGCCGTCGTCGAGTCGATGGCGTTCCAGACACTCGACGTCGTCGAAGCCATCACCGCCGCGAGCGGCACGCAGCCGTCGGAACTCCGGATCGACGGTGGCGCCAGCGTGATGGACCTGTTGGGCTCCTTCCAGGCCGACGTGCTCGGGCTCCCCGTCCGACGTGCCGCCGTCGCGGAGACCACCGCGCTCGGCGCCGCCTACCTGGCGGGAATCGCCGAAGGGGTGTGGAGCGACCGGGCCGAGGCGGCGGCGGCCTGGCGTGCGGACGCCGTCTTCGAGCCCTCGGGAGACCCGGAAGCGGTCGCAGCGTCGGTCGAGCAGTGGCACAGAGCGGTGGAGCGGTCGACGGGGTGGGCCCGGAGCGGGCCCGACTGA
- a CDS encoding lysophospholipid acyltransferase family protein, with product MLYWIIKAILNPVLRFCYRIRVEGAENVPASGAVILASNHRSFLDSIFIPLLVRRRVTFVAKADYFDDPKTAWFFRGVGQIPIRREGGSASQRALDSAAEVLEDGGVFGIYPEGTRSRDGLLHRGHTGFARLALSTGAPVVPVGLIGTDEIQPVDRKIPHIFRTVTIRFGTPLDPERYRERGDDRMVCRQIADEVMFEIRELTGYEYDDSYATRTAEDIPAEPATVTPLPDHAGNGHGHVPATSEMAS from the coding sequence GTGCTCTACTGGATCATCAAGGCGATCCTCAACCCCGTCCTGCGGTTCTGCTACCGCATCAGGGTGGAGGGGGCCGAGAACGTGCCCGCGAGCGGCGCCGTGATCCTGGCCTCCAACCACCGGTCCTTCCTCGACTCGATCTTCATCCCGCTCCTCGTGCGGCGCCGGGTCACCTTCGTGGCCAAGGCCGACTACTTCGACGACCCGAAGACGGCGTGGTTCTTCCGGGGCGTCGGCCAGATCCCCATCCGCCGGGAGGGGGGCAGCGCCAGCCAGCGCGCGCTCGACTCGGCCGCCGAGGTGCTCGAGGACGGTGGGGTCTTCGGGATCTACCCGGAGGGAACCCGCTCACGCGACGGCCTCCTGCACCGTGGGCACACCGGCTTCGCCCGCCTGGCTCTCTCCACCGGAGCGCCGGTCGTTCCCGTCGGGCTGATCGGCACCGACGAGATCCAGCCGGTCGACAGGAAGATCCCGCACATCTTCCGGACCGTCACGATCCGCTTCGGGACGCCACTCGACCCCGAGCGCTACCGCGAACGCGGCGACGACCGGATGGTGTGCCGCCAGATCGCCGACGAGGTGATGTTCGAGATCCGCGAGCTCACCGGCTACGAGTACGACGACAGCTACGCCACCCGCACGGCCGAGGACATCCCCGCCGAGCCGGCCACGGTCACGCCGCTGCCCGATCACGCCGGCAACGGGCACGGCCACGTGCCGGCAACATCGGAGATGGCGTCCTGA